The Eupeodes corollae chromosome X, idEupCoro1.1, whole genome shotgun sequence DNA window taatataaatgtttcatattcatttatatacaaaatagttCGTGTTACATACACTGTTTTTTTCTGCACCCGCAGAAATATATCAGTTGGGGCCATTTTTAGTTGCTCCAGCCTGAAATATGCCCACAGTAGATAGGGTTAGAAGCATTCTTGTGTTCTTTATGTGCGTACTTACATTGTAACCGATAGTAGTTTTCGATTTAAGAATCGATGAACGAAATGTTTTGACAAtcaattgtttaagtttttcacTAAAATTGTGGGGCTATGAAGTCTCTCACAAATTTATTTAGTAAGAAAAGAAGgaacacatttaaaaattttaacttatgtAAACATTCCATATATTGcagattattaaaaagaaaaacgatgcAACTAAATGTTATTGAAGATTGAGTGCGAGGAGAATTTATCATGATTGTTTTTGGCGAAAATGTAAAGAATGCAATTGcacacaaaattatataatgaCGATATTTCATCACTTTCTTCACACATTGAATTACTCCCAACTCTTTTAAACTACTTGATGCGcaacattaagaaaaaaaaaataataaaaaaatagtttaagaaaagtataatttaaattttaaacatgtaAAGATTAACTGTATAATATTTCGTATTTAGACTTTGAtgatctttttttatatataaattaagtgtttttaaaacataaatttgtaacagaaaaattaaaaacatattacaAAAATCCAGTTCTTGACTgtataagcaaaaaaaaacaaagtgtataatttttttatgaggaaaaaaaacataaaaatacaataattattattatttaaaaatagtctAGCTTAATGACAAAGTTTTTATGAAAACGGATATTTCCAAAACTTAAGTAATgtaatgtacaaaataaaacaaatattattacaaTTAATATACAATGAATCATTTTATAGAGAATGTTgctctttactttttttgtttcttatcttatttttacataaacatAAACTATATTACTTATTTTGCTGGTGTATACTCTCACAAGACAGattcttaaaagtttcaattaatatatttaatactCGTAcacataaatgtatttaaattttgtgtatttttagttttttgtttttcatttcttatatttACGACCTTATCTACTCAATAGCTTTATCCATGAACTCTATAAATCGCTTAGCGTATTGATCTGGATCGCAAGTTGAGATACCATCCACATTGCTGCCATATTTCACAGTTTTTGCTGCTTTGGCCgccttgaaaataaacaaaacaatattattttcatagaaACTAAATTTCTGATTTGGAATGTAAGTTATTAAAGAGCGACAAATCTAATATTAATTATGTTAGATGTTTGGGAGATTCCATAAGTTTAGGTTGTTCTTCTGTTTAAGTTggaaaatctatacaaaaactttaagaccattTTATAAATCTGATATAGCCAACAGATATTCACAGAAAACTGCTTAACCTTTACATTATACAGATAGAAGATATAGATCTGATATGGTTAAAGTATGTTCAAATGCAgagaaaaaagaatattaatagAAGTGTTTCgcattttaaaaacagaaaggACAAAAAATACACGATCAGAATTAATTGGAATCGTAAAAATGTATGGTCAACAGAAGAAGTAGAATTAATTAGcaaaacatatatgtattttgtaaagCGTGGGCATATCATGTGAACTATTATTCTATTATAATTCAGGGGTGtcagcacgtaacttgatacaatcgTGGATTGTCGATCGTCGATCACCtcgaaacaaataatatttgacagcacgtaatttgagacaagttccattgtgacttttacttaaaataagtcATTGTGAACTatgaaattaaatgtcaaatgagttttctttgaaattatttcattcaattttaagttttttttcgaaatgtttttctttgattcggATAGTGAAAGTGAAGGCGAAGAAGTGTCCTgtgttaaaatcaaaaaaagatatATGAGACATAATAGCAACCCATTCGAATTGGGTGAAAATGAGTAAATATtcgaaaagaaaagaataacatttgtaaaataattgttttttttttttaattttgtgcaagGGATATTTTTACAAGATACTCAGCTCGTTAGATCTTTTAGGAGACAGAAGAAAAACATCAGTTCCACCAGTTCTACAGCTTTGTGCAACATTAAATCTCTTAAATGTTGGTACAAATTTGTTGCTAAGTATGGCACAGACAACAGTTTGCAAGTTCTTTCGCCGAAGGTGGAGTATcctggaaaataagttttttcctCAATGGATTAAATTTGATAGCTCTAAATTTGGAGACAGCAAGGAGTATTATTATAGGAAATTTAAACTACCGGGAATAGTGGGCTGCGTTGATGGTATTCATTTTTGTCATCTCTTGGGCAGTTTTAAGAATTCCCCTCGCTAAATCAACGTGAGAACtcataaaatttgtcaaaatctcagtctgttttttatttattgatatattatttttttttttcatttttctaacaCAAAAATCACTCCCGACGATAACTAATTTCTGCagagtgaaaacttttgtttcaaacgtcAATTTGAAGTTTGTGTGCTGCTAAATTTGACGAAACAATTGAGAACACTCGATTGAACCAAAATGTGTGCTGccaatgctcgattgtatcgaTTAAACTCagttgtatcaagttacgtgctggcactCCAGAATTGTGATGATATGAAAcgtcttttaaatattaaaggaaTACTAACTTGTGATGCAAACGATTGAGGCATTTTTATGTAATACAAGTTTCCctctcattttgatattcaaaactctaagaccaatgtgcaccgctATATATTCTTGAAtacttccctattttcctaagctcttttaacctttaaaaatgttaagggtAGCAATAACCTCTTTAGCGCGAGcaaattatatgtatatataaacaatagtaatttttgaaattttttcttagTACCCAAAGCAGAAAGTTAACACTTTAAAAACGTCGTTTTGATCTAagttacttaaattaaaaattgaacaagaacctaatttattgtaataatatttaatgtaaatatatatttaatttacctGTTTCTTTACTCCGTACTGAGTAAGTACATCAATAATTGCAATGAAGTAGATTTCTCTTCGCTCTAGTAAAACGAAATTacgattaataaataaaatactttttcaatacaataaaagttaacatttttttttgttttgttatgtttaGCCTAACAATCACAACAacattatataataatattcatCATAAGTATTTagaaaatgcaaaattaattaatatataaaaacaaatgcaaaatatattGATGCtagttttattgaatatttttggatTGAAATATAGCAAAAGTTTTAGCTatgaattttatataacttgAAAACTACCGTAGGCCACgacaattttaagttattcTCAAATCGAATATTAATGTTAAATGAGTTATATACATATCACTTAGTTTCcaaaaaaactatcttaaacTTTGAAGTCAAATTCGAACTAAGGctatcaaaaacatttataaaattttaatttcatttcataaaaaatggtgttgattattattattgcattttagttgtatttttaaataattaaaaacacttaCCTTCTGTACTCGGAATGGCATATATATCAATTTCATAAACTACTTCATTATATTGAGCTCCACCCCGAGGTGAATCTGGTGGAGTGTTATAAGCCCACCTTTGaatagagaaacaaaaaaaatcaattattatatgtattttgttaaaatgttaacaTGTTCTTGATTATAAGAAAGTAGTTACTGACGACTCTTTAAATCTACGGGAAAATTATAGAGATTGTTAAGTTCCAATGACGTCTTTAGTGAATATTATTTGTGAGTTCCAGCAAAAAGCTTTggtttgttttcaagaaaacataTCGGGTTTCCCAAAAGGgacttaacaattttaataataaaactaatcaTAGAACTGTCATTTTATCACAATCTAGCAACGtctgcaatttatttatttgtttcaaccGGAGTTCGGAGTAGGAGACCGCAATTCTCGCCCAAGCAGAGGGGCATTGATTTGCGAATAAATATTCGTTGTGTAATATTAACGATCCAAATATTCAATTCCACGGCGATTTCAAGCAGTGGGCTCGCTCAGACCACATATGGCGTAAGGATGTTGGTCTACACTTTAAAAAGATCAGACTGAATCAAGAATTGAAGCAGGTGGACCATTTAAAGTAACGCACGTGTTACGATTGGACTCTGGAGAAAATGCGCCAAGATGAGGCGGCTTGTGGCCACACAGCACATCTTACCATCGATTTATTGAACATTAAGTTTGATGAGCGTGTTCTCTCAAGAAATGGGACATTCAATAGGCCGTCTTGTTCTGCGATTCACCATCTTTATACTTTATTCTTTGGGGCTTCGTTAATGCATGGGATTATTATCgagttatttttcaaacagtttgcatttaaaaaaaaagaagtcgtCGACCTCTTATTCGAAAAACCTTTAGTATTAACTCCTGAGTTTTGCGTACACACTTCAAACAGACATTGAATCAAATCCTTAATCAGCTATTTGCTTTAGCTTGGAGGTAACCCAAAATATATACCGAGGATTTATGTCTTCATATAGTGTTTTTGGATTGAACCATCCACTCACCTTTCACCGCTATCACATTCTTCACTCTCACTGTTATCACTTCGCCCGCCAGCATCACGAGAATTTTCTCCCTGAAGAGCTTCTTCTTCTGCTCGAACGCAATCATGTATTCCAACTAAAAGTGAGTAATCCATGATgtgtaattttgttaataactgaaaaaataaaaataaaaagttattccaAAAGATACGAGCATACGAATGAgtctataaatcttttaaaaaaaattgttaatgtaCATCAACGTCATTGTTAAGAGTCTCCAATAGTTTCCTTTTGGCATCTTCACCAATTTCAAgcttcattttttgtttcataaaatcgTTGTCTTTGTAGGTTGGTAATTGTTTCTCTAATTCCTTTTCTGAGGCTTCTCGATCAACTGTACTACCTTTGAGGTCgaattttctacaaaacaaataattttatatttaatgttaaaagcaaaaaataaaaaaaataaaacatacttaTGGATAGTTAGATGTGAACTAAATACATTTCGcattacaacaaaataatattgtacACTCTCAACAGTAATTCGGTACATGCCTAGATATTGTGGCAAAAGTGTTTTTCCATGTCTTTCGACAACATActgtgaaaaaagaaataaatattatactttaaaaaaatattggtcaatattttttatctaCAATATAAGAGATGAATAACTTTGACCCTGTCttaatgtattgaaaataagaataaaattaaagcttagACTTGTTTTTTCAGCTTCTGAACTAAAGGAAACACATGTGCGGTAGATTGATTCCGAATTCTGAGCATCAAAGTGATGTCTTTCGAAGAAGAAGACAGCCAGTTAGCTGAACATGATTCAATGCACTTAAAAGGGGGCCCATTAAAGTTATTTGATTTTgtgaacttacaaaaaaaatctatgacAAAAACGATGACatgcttaaaaatataaaattaatgctATTCCACACCTTTCAAGACGTTTGTCAACGTGGTTAATTTTAacgttttaatttcttttaaaaaaatacagtaCAACAAAACTATGGGAAATGATAGTGAGATTTTTTGTAAGTATTTCCTCTTTATTTAGTTAACAACTTAATATACGTAGTATTTTTCCTTAAAGTATGAAGAGTTCAAAGGACCTGTTTTTTGGCATACACTTGTCATTCGCTTTGAATTGCAACAGAAGTTGCAGACGAAGCTTGTTTCTACTATTTCAGCATTATACAGTGTACATTTCTATACATCAAGacaaaagtcgaaaaaagtttaaagacttGCATTTTAATATAAGTTGCGTGAATAAGAAGTAAATAAATGATATGGATAATTAATAGCACTAATAAATGAAATGCCAATTGgtattttaatgaataaaatctgtttcaatttaaaaaacaaaacatctttaaaaagaaatttgactagctaactataaaaataaaaaaaacataacttaacTTACCGGATGATAGTGTTTTAAAAACGCATGCATTCTTTCAATTTCTTCTGATGTCAggctttttataataaaaaacttatcaTAGCTTTGATAAAATTGTGCACCTGATTTACCCGATGAATCAATTTGAATAGGTTGTGACCGTGTTAACGATTCACGATAATCAACATCGTCTACATTAAAACGTTCACGTAAATTTCGAAATACGAGCGGGCAATattctttaactttaaaatgtgATGGCATATTTTCTCTGCAAAATAGAAGACAAGAAAACCAAATGTTTTACCCAACGAATAAATAACTTCAAgcgaaaatatgaaaaacttacTTGTTAAATAAATGATTGTCAACTTTTATTTTGGAATATGCTCTAAAATCATCAGGCAAAAGCATAACTGGTATGTTAACATGACTTAGTTCGTTAatctaaaattttcaaaatacatacaccatttattaaaaaaaaattaaaagatgggAATTATTGTCAAGTACCGTATGATTAATTCCCCACATAAAAACACTGAGTATAGGCTCGTTTGCCCTAAAGAGCTTAACCTTTTGATGTTTTACTCGAAAGTGTTTCTTTTTAAGGATCCTTGGTTGAgccattgatatttttttctccattctttgtttttgatgtcttttgattttttgcacttttgaaataagaaagaataaagtattaaaacgttaatttttttttaaaactataaacaataaaatatttttgtatttttgagcAAAAACGTGACTGCATTGGTTTGATACATATTACAGAAATTAATTTGGAGAAATGTCTCACATGTAAGTGTTTAGGAACAAACAACTATACTAAAGtagtcgatttttttaaattctaataacTTGGGATAAACTAGTGATTACTAGGCCCAAGACTTTATAATATACCAACTACAAATTTCTTATGACAAATTTACAAAGATTTTAAGCAACAATTTAGGAACGAACTATCCATAACGTGATGCATAGAGTGTAGGACTATCACGccataggtcttgggttcaatccttgcctgtgaCACCTTAAAATGTTTTCACTGGTGCCGCATTGCTTtcacaaattagccgtttggatttggTATAAAAACTACAGGTCCCGTCCATACCCgacatgactcgcacacagaaatggttgaaagtGTTAAGTCACTTGAAGCCAATATTGAAGGCCTAAATGTAAGAAAGAGTATGTTAAAATTAGACTCAGCAGATGGACTGCTTGAAGCGCAACCGTGGCAAATATTTGCATGAAAGaatcttttaatattaaattatatcaatCGTACTAAAggtatacaattttctaaattgtatgtgttttttttttcttttaatttccaaAAGTTCTTAAGAAATCAGTTGTTGTACCGTTACATGCCGTTAATTGACTATGCTACTTCTAGCTTTTAGGACATGTACGTAACAAacacaagaaaaattaaatgcaattacAATTACCTTTTCTCTTAAAAGTCTtgggaaaattattaaatattaaccaGACAGCAAGAGACTTTTGCCGCAATTTGTACAAacccaattatttttttaaagtcattcaCACTTCAAATTACTGGCAAGGAGAGCTACGTTTTCCgaatttaatcaaacaaaattaaattaaataaaattacaacctaaaatttaaaaacgagaAATGTAAGAGAAAACATGGAATTTCGTCAAGAGTatttaaaatatccaaaattCAATGTGGCCAAAAGTTGGAGCAAGCTGCATTCAGATTtcgtttgcaaaaaaaacaaacaaacaccaTTTGTCAAAAACacatacattaaataaaaatcctttgGCGATAATTTTGGAATGTGGAAAATCTGCCGCGTCTTATTTCACGGTTCGAGCAAGGACTTTCGTTTTAAGCCCTACTCCTCTACTAGTTTTAACATATGGTTTTCAAACATGGCAGTTTAACAAGTTTCTCAAAGGATCTACCTGACTGGACACTTGTTTCGGATATCAGATGAACGAtggaacaaaaaaacaacagaatgGACTATATTAgatatgatgatttttttgacaaccattaaatttgtataaataattcaattcacaacttaacaaaattgttaactTCATATAATACTTGCTAAAAACCCGGCTTTTCCAATCATTGACACATTGGGCCgtttgatttgtgttttttacGTGAACAAAATGCAAAACTGCAGCAAGacatt harbors:
- the LOC129953265 gene encoding phosphatidylinositol 5-phosphate 4-kinase type-2 beta isoform X2, giving the protein MEKKISMAQPRILKKKHFRVKHQKVKLFRANEPILSVFMWGINHTINELSHVNIPVMLLPDDFRAYSKIKVDNHLFNKENMPSHFKVKEYCPLVFRNLRERFNVDDVDYRESLTRSQPIQIDSSGKSGAQFYQSYDKFFIIKSLTSEEIERMHAFLKHYHPYVVERHGKTLLPQYLGMYRITVESVQYYFVVMRNVFSSHLTIHKKFDLKGSTVDREASEKELEKQLPTYKDNDFMKQKMKLEIGEDAKRKLLETLNNDVDLLTKLHIMDYSLLVGIHDCVRAEEEALQGENSRDAGGRSDNSESEECDSGERWAYNTPPDSPRGGAQYNEVVYEIDIYAIPSTEERREIYFIAIIDVLTQYGVKKQAAKAAKTVKYGSNVDGISTCDPDQYAKRFIEFMDKAIE
- the LOC129953265 gene encoding phosphatidylinositol 5-phosphate 4-kinase type-2 alpha isoform X1, which translates into the protein MQKIKRHQKQRMEKKISMAQPRILKKKHFRVKHQKVKLFRANEPILSVFMWGINHTINELSHVNIPVMLLPDDFRAYSKIKVDNHLFNKENMPSHFKVKEYCPLVFRNLRERFNVDDVDYRESLTRSQPIQIDSSGKSGAQFYQSYDKFFIIKSLTSEEIERMHAFLKHYHPYVVERHGKTLLPQYLGMYRITVESVQYYFVVMRNVFSSHLTIHKKFDLKGSTVDREASEKELEKQLPTYKDNDFMKQKMKLEIGEDAKRKLLETLNNDVDLLTKLHIMDYSLLVGIHDCVRAEEEALQGENSRDAGGRSDNSESEECDSGERWAYNTPPDSPRGGAQYNEVVYEIDIYAIPSTEERREIYFIAIIDVLTQYGVKKQAAKAAKTVKYGSNVDGISTCDPDQYAKRFIEFMDKAIE